The Bacillus spongiae genome includes a region encoding these proteins:
- a CDS encoding Mrp/NBP35 family ATP-binding protein, whose product MLTEQIVQNVLSKMEDPFLHKSLKDTNGIVEIKIKQEKNHVSVKVAIAKTGTPEQLSLQQEIVKHLKAAGAETVGIRFTDLDPAELDKHRGGQLESDGGNLLSPNSKTTFIAIASGKGGVGKSTVSVNLAVSLARLGKKVGLIDADIYGFSVPDMMGIVKRPVVRGERIIPVERLGVKVISMGFFVEDNAPVIWRGPMLGKMLNNFFSEVEWGDLDYLLLDLPPGTGDVALDVHTMLPSCKEIIVTTPHPTAAFVAARAGAMALQTEHSILGVVENMSYFESKKTGEKEFVFGQGGGEKLADELQTELLGKLPLQQPDWDEDDFAPSIYAEEHQLGQIYKGIAENVIGLLSK is encoded by the coding sequence ATGTTGACAGAGCAAATTGTACAAAATGTACTATCCAAAATGGAAGATCCTTTTTTACATAAAAGTCTTAAAGATACGAATGGTATTGTAGAAATAAAAATAAAGCAAGAAAAAAACCATGTGAGTGTGAAAGTGGCCATTGCGAAAACAGGAACTCCCGAGCAGCTTTCATTGCAGCAGGAGATTGTGAAACACTTGAAAGCCGCAGGTGCAGAAACGGTAGGAATTCGCTTTACGGATCTAGACCCGGCAGAGCTTGATAAACATAGGGGGGGTCAATTAGAAAGCGATGGTGGCAATTTATTGTCTCCTAATAGTAAAACAACGTTTATAGCGATAGCAAGCGGTAAAGGTGGCGTAGGGAAGTCGACTGTATCTGTCAATTTGGCGGTATCTCTTGCAAGACTTGGGAAAAAAGTAGGCTTAATTGATGCGGATATTTATGGATTTAGTGTTCCTGATATGATGGGAATCGTTAAACGTCCTGTTGTACGCGGAGAACGTATCATCCCAGTGGAACGTCTAGGAGTAAAAGTCATTTCGATGGGCTTTTTTGTTGAAGACAATGCTCCTGTCATATGGAGAGGCCCTATGTTAGGGAAAATGTTAAACAACTTTTTTAGTGAGGTAGAATGGGGAGATTTAGATTACTTATTGTTAGATTTACCTCCTGGTACTGGTGATGTGGCATTAGATGTCCACACAATGCTTCCAAGCTGTAAAGAGATCATTGTCACTACACCACACCCTACTGCTGCGTTTGTAGCGGCTAGAGCAGGAGCAATGGCTCTTCAAACAGAACACTCCATTTTAGGTGTTGTTGAAAATATGTCTTATTTTGAAAGTAAAAAGACAGGTGAGAAGGAATTTGTTTTTGGTCAAGGTGGGGGAGAAAAGCTAGCAGATGAATTGCAAACGGAGCTATTAGGAAAGCTACCACTCCAACAGCCTGATTGGGATGAGGATGATTTTGCTCCTTCTATATATGCAGAGGAACATCAACTCGGTCAAATATATAAAGGCATTGCTGAAAACGTTATTGGATTATTATCAAAATAA
- the gerD gene encoding spore germination lipoprotein GerD, giving the protein MYKSFPLLLLLLIVLSACSGGEESSGQMDYEETKKMVVDILKTDDGKKAIQDVIADDKIKQELIMDESIVTKTISETLTSESGKEFWKTSFEDPKFAEAMAQSMKTENEELLKKLMKDPEYQGMMMDLFKDPELQKEIQESLKSKEYREHLQTVITETIESPLFQMKLQNVLMKAAEEGKSSGEESSEKDSEKSEEESEGGEEGGGEEGGGEEGG; this is encoded by the coding sequence ATGTATAAATCCTTTCCTCTTCTCCTCCTATTGCTTATTGTCCTGTCTGCTTGTTCAGGAGGAGAAGAGAGTAGTGGACAAATGGACTATGAAGAAACAAAGAAAATGGTTGTTGACATATTAAAAACAGATGATGGAAAAAAAGCCATTCAAGATGTTATTGCAGATGACAAAATTAAGCAAGAGCTTATTATGGACGAAAGCATTGTAACGAAAACAATATCTGAAACTTTAACCTCTGAAAGCGGAAAGGAGTTTTGGAAAACTTCTTTTGAGGATCCAAAGTTTGCAGAAGCCATGGCACAGAGTATGAAAACCGAAAATGAAGAACTTCTTAAGAAGTTAATGAAGGATCCTGAATACCAAGGAATGATGATGGATTTATTTAAAGATCCTGAATTACAAAAAGAAATTCAAGAATCCTTAAAAAGTAAAGAGTATAGAGAACATCTTCAAACAGTTATCACGGAAACGATTGAAAGCCCGCTCTTTCAGATGAAACTTCAAAATGTTTTAATGAAAGCAGCAGAAGAAGGAAAAAGTAGTGGGGAGGAGAGTTCTGAAAAGGACTCAGAAAAAAGTGAAGAGGAGAGTGAAGGTGGAGAAGAGGGCGGTGGAGAAGAAGGCGGCGGAGAAGAGGGTGGATAA